In Priestia filamentosa, the DNA window CAGAGGAATGTGTAAAGTATACAAATCCGGAAAGACAGGAGCTGAATATGACCTTCAACTTTCATCATTTGAAAGTAGATTATAAAGACGGTGAGAAATGGAGCAACGCACCATTTGATTTCTTACAGCTCAAAGAAATCCTCTCACACTGGCAAGAATATATGGACAAAGGGGACGGCTGGAATGCACTTTTTTGGTGCAACCATGACCAGCCGCGAGTTGTCTCCCGCTATGGAAATGATCAAGAATATCATAAAGAATCAGCAAAAATGCTCGCAACTGTTGTTCATATGATGAAAGGAACACCATACATTTATCAAGGTGAAGAGATTGGAATGACAAATCCCTATTTTAGTGATATTAAACAATATCGCGATGTTGAATCACTGAATATGTTTAAAGAAAAAAAGGAAGAAGGATGGTCAGAGGAAGAAATTCTAGCCATTTTAAAGCAAAAGTCTCGGGATAACTCGAGAACACCAATGCAGTGGAATGGTGATGAGCATGGTGGTTTTACGACAGGAACACCATGGATTTCACTTGCTCCGAACTATGAACATATTAATGTGAAAGAAGCGTTAGAAGATGAAGAGTCCATTTTTTATCACTATCGAAAATTGATAGACCTTCGAAAAACGTACAATATAATTACAGAAGGAGATTATAAGCTATTATTACGAAAAGATGAACGAATTTTTGCGTATACACGTAATACAGAAGAAGAACAGCTTGTTGTACTCAATAACTTTTATAGTGAAGACCAATCATTTTCTTTACCTGAAAGTGTGATAGAAAATGGTGAGCTTCTGTTAGGAAACTACAATGATGCTCCTTCATTACAAAGAACGATAACGTTACGACCTTATGAATCAGTTATTTATCTTTCGAAAAAGTAATAATAGCTATTGCCATATGTAATGAACAACAATTACACTTTATAATGGTGATGAAAATGAAAGAAAATAAATATATGAGTATATATCAAAATATTGTACAGGACGTGAAAAGAGGGGAGTACAAGCCAGGTGACAAACTTCCCTCAGAGCACGAACTTGCCGAGCATTATAAAACATCAAGAGAAACAATTCGTAAATCGCTAAACTTGTTAGCTCAAAACGGCTATATCCAAAAGATTCGCGGAAAGGGATCCATTGTTCTGGATATGACACAATTTAACCTCCCTATTTCAGGCCTTGTTAGCTTTAAAGAGCTTTCTAAAGAGATGAGTAATCCACCTAAAACAAAAGTAAACGAGCTTACGGAAATGGAAGGGAACGCATTTTTAGAGAAAGTGTTAGAACTCTCGCCAGGAGAGAAGGTGTGGCAAGTTGTCCGCTCACGAAATTTTGATGGGGAAAATGTTATTTTAGACAAAGATTACTTCAAACAAAGTATTGTTGAGCAATTGACAGTTGAGATTTGTAAGAACTCTATTTACGAGTATTTAGAGAAAGACTTAGGGTTGATTATCAGTTTTGCTAAAAAAGAATTTGTTGTGGAAAAATGCACAGAAGAAGACTACGCATATTTAGATTTAAAAGGATATGACCACGTTGTTGTTGTGCGCAACTACGTTTATCTTGAAGATGCGACTCTTTTTCAATACACGGAATCAAGACATCGCCTTGATAAATTTCAGTTCGTCGATTTCGCCAGAAGAGAAAAATAAGACACGGCATACAGCCGTGTCTTATTTTTATTGTGAAGAAAGAAGAATGAGGATTAAAATAATGGTTAGGAGGGAAACTATGAAGAGAAATTCAAAAAGCGTAGGAAGCCATATCATTGCTATAACTTTAATTGTACTTCTCGTCTTATTTTCAGTTAGTGTCATTTTCTTTGGTGTTTTATTTGGAACAGTTGGTTTTTTTCATATTTCAAAGTCGAGTTATGACTCTATTTGGTCTATTTGCTTATTTATTTTACTTCTTTCTTTTGTAAGTGGATTTCTAGAGCTTTTGAGTATCTATTGAAGATTATAGTAACAGGGATCTCTGCACAGTTTAAAGTAACCGTTCTTTTAAAGTATGGAGTAGAACTTCTCTTTCTTTATGGATCTCTTTCCATTGTAGACGACTGGATGGAGAGTATATCGCTATCTTCGTATAGTAAACTATTTTTCGCTATTTTACTTCTTATCATAGGGCATATTGATTCTTTACAAAACAAGAAGCATAAAAATAAATGAAGAGTCATGAATAGATTAAATTTCTAGTTCGTTAGCCCCTTAATAAAAATTCGCTTGTTATGTATAATGATGTAATTATTGTGAAAGAAGAAAAAGTGGAGTGCCGGTGGAAAATGTGCTGTACTGCCTTTTTACCGGCTATTTGTGATGAGAAAAAAACCAAGTGTAAAATTATTCAAATAAACTAATATTCAGTCTATTTATTTACCTCTAGAACTTCTCTTTCAAGTTCAGTAGAATAGAGAAATGAGCTTATTTTATGTATAACCTATTCATTATTTTGAATATGGTTAAAGGAGTGTTTTAATGAGTAATAATGAACAACAAAATAATGGCTTACAAAGAACAATGAAAGCCCGACACTTGTTTATGATCTCCTTAGGAGGCTGTATTGGAACAGGCTTCTTTTTAGGGTCAGGATATACAATTAACCAAGCAGGTTCACTAGGTGCGGTTTTATCATACTTAGTAGGTGGACTTGTAATGTACTTAACCCTTGTTTGTTTAGGTGAGTTGTCTGTTGCAATGCCTGAATCGGGATCATTCCAGACATATGCTACAAAATTTATTGGTCCTGCAACGGGATTTGCGATTGGCTGGCTATACTGGTTAGGTTGGGGTGTAACGGTTGCCCTAGAGTTTTTATCATCAGGTCAGCTTATGCAACGATGGTTTCCAGATTCGCCAATTTGGATGTGGTGTTTAATCTTTACTATAGTTGTCTTTTTACTAAATGCTTTATCAGCAAAGGCATTTGGGGAATCTGAATTTGTCTTTTCGAGTATTAAGATATTAGCTATTTTATTATTTATTATTGTCGGCGGAGCCGCAATGTTTGGGCTTGTAGACATGAAAGGTGGAGAAAGCGCGCCGTTTTTCTCTCACTTTGTTAGCGACGGTCTTTTTCCAAATGGCGTAACGGCTCTTCTTATTACGATGATTAGCGTAAACTTTTCGTTCCAAGGAACAGAGCTTATCGGGATTGCGGCAGGAGAGAGTGAAAATCCTGAAAAAACAATTCCAAAATCTATTCGACAAACGGTATGGAGAACGCTTTTCTTCTTTGTTCTTTCTGTAGTTATCGTAGCAGGGGTATTACCAAGAGAGCAGGCGGGCGTTGTTGAAAGTCCGTTCGTGGCTGTGTTAGATAAAGTTGGAGTACCGTATGCAGCAGATATTATGAACTTTGTAATTTTAATTGCACTTTTATCTGTTGCAAACTCAGGTCTTTATGCAGCAACTCGTATTCTTTATTCGCTTTCTAAAGAAGGAATGGCAAGCCCTTCAATTGCTAAAGTAAATAAAAAAGGGATTCCAATGAATGCGTTGCTGATTACACTTGCTGTAGCACTCTTATCGCTTCTTTCAAGCGTTTTTGCAGCAGAAACCGTATTTGTTTGGCTTCTGTCACTTGCAGGATTAGGAGCGCAAATTGGTTGGATTGCCATTACCTGGTCACATCTAGCATTTAGAAAGAAATATGTGCAACAAGGCGGAAAAGTAGAAGATTTAAAGTTCAAAACTCCGCTTTATCCATTTTTACCTGCAGTGGCTTTAATTGCAAATCTTATCGTTATGGCAAGCATGGCGTTTGATGGAGAACAACGATTAGCTCTTTATTGGGGAGGCGGCTTTTTCATTGCTTGTTATATTTACTACTTTATTCGAGTAAAAGGCAAGCGAGAAGGAAAAGAGTTTAAACAAGAAGTAGAGCTAAAAGAAGGAAAACGAATGATGATGTAACACAAAAGGAGCGAGTTCTCGTATGAGAAATCGCTCCTTTTTGTGTTAAAACGTAAATTGAAAAAGCTTAGGAGCATAATAGCAAATGGCCATCACGAGGAAAGTGGAGAGAAGGAAAATGGCATCCTTCTTTTTGATAGACGTTGTTTTATAAAAAACGCGTCCTTTCGCTCCTGTAAATCCTTTTGACTCCATAGCAAGTGCTGTTCGTTCTGCTTTACGAATAGCACTTGCTAAAAGAGGAATAATATAACGCTTCAACTGATGAATTCGGTCTTTAAGCGTTGTTGCTCGTTTAATTCCGCGAATACGATGAGCATTTTGAATGGTTTGAAACTCATCCTTCATCTGGGGTAAAAAGCGATAACCTGCTAGTATACCGTAAGCAAATTTAGGTGGCAGCTTACATTGCTGCATAAGACTTAACATCAGCTCTGTTTTATCTGTAGTAAAAATAAATAACAATGAGAGAGAGGCAAAACCAAGCACTCTTAAAGCAAGGCTAAGTCCATTTTGAAGCGTTGTCTCTGTAACCGTAATAAACCAAACATGAGCGATAACTTTGCTTCCTGTTTTAAATTCTTCATCCCCAAAAACAATAGAAGTCCAAAAGTAGCCAAAAGCCACAAGCAGAAAAGGAAGCAGAACAAGGAGCCATTTTTTGAAAGAAACCTTGCCAAATGCAAATGTGGCTAAGACGGTGATGATAAAGAATAATAAAGGCGTCCACACTGTCAAAAAGAGCGATAAGAAAATAACAGACAGTAAAACAACAAGTCCTTTTATGGCAGGATTAATCTCTTCAAGTTGCAAGGAGGTCACCTTCTTTCTCTAGCGCACATTGAACTTTTATTTCGAGCGGGAGGTCAAGATTGGCTTTTTCAAGCAAAGCTTGTTCTTCCCAAAGGAATTCTGTCGGTCCATTAAAAAGCAACTTTCCTTCATGTAAAACGAGAACTCGATCAGCTTTTTCGTGAACAAGCTCCATATCATGAGTAATTAAAAGTACTGTTGTCCCGTCCTTGACACGTTGATCTAAAAGGGTTAGTAGCTCTTTTGTTGTTTGTGCATCTTGTCCAAACGTTGGTTCATCTAAAATTAAAAAGGATTGTTCATCGACAAGCATTGTTGCTACACTTAAGCGTCGCTTTTGACCTTGACTTAGTGAAAAGGGATTTTGATCTCTAACATGCAAAAGCTGGAATACCTCTAGCACATGTTTCGTTTTCTCTGTTACCTCTTCTTCTAATAAACCTTGTAGACGAAGGCCAAATGCTACTTCTTCAAAAACACTATCTGTTACGAACTGATGCTCTGGGTTTTGAAACACATAGCCTGTTTTTTGACGAAGTGTTTTTTCATCCCATTCTTTTAAATTTTTATTTTCTAATAAAATTTGGCCTGAAGAAGGTTTTTTTAAACGAGAAAGCAAGGTGGAGAGCGTAGACTTTCCAGCACCATTTGTTCCAATAAGAGCTACGATTTCGCCTCGGCCAATTTTAAAAGAAAGATTGGTAAGAAGTGAAGGGCCTTTCTTTTGATAAGAAAAAGAAACATCTTGAACATCAATAAGCGTTTCTTTTTCTCTTTTCTTTTTCTTTCTATTGAAAAAGGGAGGAGAAGACTGAAGTCCTTTTAGAAACTCTTCCATTGAAAGAGGGAGAGCTCCTTTTTTGTACCAGCCTTTTTCAATTCCTGTATAGGCAAGGGAACTAATATGCGGAATCCATGTCCCATGTTCAATCAAAAGTTCATAATGATGTTTAAAACAGTCTTCTAACGAAGTATCAAGGATCATTTCTCCGTCTTTATTAAAAACTAAACAGCGCTTTATGAGATGAACCCAATCATCTAATTTATGTTCAATAACTAAAAGCGTAAATTTATATTCCTCCTGTAGCGTTGAGACGAGTGAAACAAGTTCTTTCGTTGAAGCAGGATCAAGATTTGCAGTTGGTTCATCTAGAATAAGAATGTCTGGTTGAAGAGCGAGCACACAAGCAAGTGCTAGCTTTTGTTTTTGACCTCCAGATAGAATTGAAATAGAGCTTTGTTTATAAGGAAGAAGTCCAACAAGGGAGAGCATTTCATCAATTCGCTCTTCCATGTTTTCTTTTGGATAGTTAATATTTTCAAGCCCAAAAGCAACTTCATCTTCGAGCGTTAACATACAAAACTGATTATCTGGATTTTGAAATACTACCCCTACATATTGGCAGGCTTCTCCAGTTTCAAAGGAAGAAAGGTCTCTTCCGAAAATTTGTACTTCTCCATTCAAACTACCGTCAACAGCCTCTGGATACAATCCATTAAGGCAAAGCGTGAGGGTACTTTTGCCTGCACCACTTGGTCCTAATACAAAAATACTGTCACCTTTAGAGGCTGAAAAGGAAATATTCTTCAGCTTTTTTTCTTCATCTTCTTCAAATGAAAAACTTAAATTTTTAACATTAAGAGGCAGTCGATTTTCGATCATTTTTTGTTCCCACCCGTTTTTTATGTTCTTTTCCAAGCGCAAACCCATTTAAAACACCTGTGTTTGCCAATTGATCACTTAGCCATTTACCAAGTAAACCAGCGAGAAGAGCTCCGCTGACAAGTCGGACAGTAAGCATTGTACTAACATAAGAAGGGTCAAGAGCATTGTAGCCGGACAAGAAATAGCCCATAATAAAGCTTGTTACAGAGGCACCCATACCAGCTAGCATAAGAATCGGCAGCGAGTATCGTTTCCAACCAGTAGCTGCGAATACAAGCTCAGGACCTATCCCTTGGACAACTCCTGTTAAAAGAAGACGAGGACCTGAGGCGTTTCCAATCAGCAGTTCAACAGCAGCAGCAATTGTTTCTGAAATGAGGGCTGCTCCTGGTTTTCTAATGATATAGGCTGTAATAATTGAAACGATAAACCATATTCCGAAAATAAATTCATATACTAAGAGTCCGAACATTCCAAATAAAATGTTTCCAAGCTGTGTGAAAAGAAGGTACACAACAGCAAACACAACAGCTAATGCCGACATTACGACAATTTCTTTTAGTTTCCAGCTCTTTGTCATTTTCCATCACCAGGCTTTCTTTTTGTTGAAGGGCTGTTTGCTGATAAGTTGACGGTCATTACAACGTGACTTGCTTCTTTGTGAGAAGAAAGAAAAGCATCCTTAATTGTCCTGAAAATAGTGTGCGTATCGCCATCAAGATGTGTTGCATAGTGAACACCAGCAACAAATACTCCCTCGTCTTTTGCTGTGTTAACGCCATCCACAATCACGTCCATATAGTGAGGAATCCCCATTGGATAAAGAGCGAACTGCATAGCTGTTTCAATCGAAATATCCTTGCTTTTCTCCTCGTTTAAGAGCACATCATCTTCGGATAAGTAAACATCACCTTCAGAATCTCCAGGACATCCAACAGAGAAGGAACCATTCAATACAACGTGAGTTCCTGTTTTAGCTGCATGAAGATAAATAGCTTTTACAACGTCGAAAACATGTTCATTCCTTCCGCGTACACATGTGCTCACATTATCCGTTTTAATCCATACTTTTGATGTATCAACCTCTCTTAGCGCCGTTTTAATCACTTCAATAAAGTTATCGCACATTGGATAAAGAGAGAAGCGACATCCATAGATCCTACTTGTTCCACAAAGCTGTTCATTCATTTCTACTTCCTCCTAAAAGTTTATGAACACAAAAAAACTGCATCTTAAGGAAGATGCAGTAAAATAGACAAAAATGTAGAGTCAATCAACATAAAAGTCGTATATTGCTACACTTCCCCACGCTAGTATTATCTAGATCGGGTTATAAGGGATCGGAACAAAAATTCACATCTCAGCTAATTAGCACCCCTAGTGCGTTGTACTATACAGTTTTTTCGCTTATACACATCATAAAAGAAAGATACTTTTTTGTAAATAGAAAGATAGATTACAGACCAGCGGAAATTTGCGTAGGCCGCTTTTTTTTCTTTCTTTTAATGCTAGGAATCTTCAAATATGTCCAAAGTCTCCAAATCCATTCTAAAGGTCCAATAATGAAGAATTGGAGCCACAGTTTGCTAAGGAAAAGCTGAATCGTAAAGAAAACAAGGGTAAATACGATACCGCTTGTAACCCCTACTTTACTGAATAATCCAAATCCATATCCATAAAAAAGGAAGGTAAAGAAGATGGATTGAGAAAGATAGTTTGTTAGAGAAAGTTTTCCAGCTCGAGCTAACGCATTAGATAGCTTTTTCCATCGATTACTATAGGTTAAAAGAGCAATGCTTGAAATATAAAAAATGGCGACAAGAGGAGCTCCTAATGAAGCACTAAGACCTTCTAAACTTTCATTTTGCAAAAATTGTGGGACGATTTTTAATGGAAATCCAATGAGAAGAGAAATCCACCACATTTTCTTATAAAGAGAAACATAGCGATCTGGCTCATGCAGCCACCTCTTAGCAGCAACATATGCTCCTAAAAAGAACATAGGAAGAGAAGCAAGAACACCAAAGATACCAAAAGCAATCATCTCTCCATCGCTTGTATCTTCAAAAGGCATACTATTGTTTCTAAAATGAACAACTTCACTATAAGAGCCTGTTGCATATACTTCTTTTTCTTGTGCAAGGTAGGAAGGACTTGCTTCTAGAGTATCTTCACTTCCTTCCTCGGCAGGAATAAATGAAAAGGCGCTCATCAAACCGATAATTACAAGAGCAATTGTAAGCCATACTTTTGGTTTGCACCAGAGAAACAAAAATAAACAAAAGCCGCATAAAGCGTAAGATGTTAAAATATCACCTTCCCAAATATAAGTTCCATGTAAAAGTCCAAATGCGAGAAGAAGAAGGAGGCGGCGTAAGTAAACGGTCCAAAAACGTCGCTGTTTTTCTCGACTTCGATCTCTTAAAATCATAACACCAAATCCAAATAGAAAAGAAAAAAGGGTTACAAAGCTTCCGGTACCGAAAATATTAATGAAGGAGGCTGAAATCTTTTCCAATCCTTGAGCTGTTTCAATATATTCATATTCACCAAATAGTCCATATTGAAAAATGAGCATATTAACAAGCAAAATTCCAAAGAGAGCAAAGCCTCTCATTGTATCAACAGAAGAAATTCGTTCAGCACCTCTGAGAGGGGAAAGAGCATTTTTCATATATTTAATCTCCTTTATATAAGTTCTAACTCCACTATATCGTATGAACATTACCAGCCTTCAACTACTAGCTTAACAATACCTTAATTATGGTTAAATAGTCATAAAAAGTAATTCTCAATTTTTTAGGATAATGCTACGATTGGATTATTAGGAATAATGTTCCAAGGAGTGTTAGTGATGAACAATGAAAAAATATTACTTGTTGATGATGAGAAGGCTTTAACAGAAATGCTTGGTGTTGTACTAAAGAAAGAAGGCTTTTCAAATATTAAAATAGCTCATAACGTAAAGGACGCGTTTTCATATTGTAAGCAAGAACAGTTTGATTTAATTGTGTTAGATATTATGCTTCCAGATGGCTCTGGATTTGACTTGTGTCCGCAAATTAGGCAGCTTACAAATGCCCCTATTTTATTTTTAACGGCACGTCAGTCAGATCTTGATAAATTAACAGGATTTGCGATTGGAGGAGATGACTATATTACAAAGCCATTTAATCCGCTTGAAGTTGTGGCCCGCATTAAAGCACAGCTAAGACGTCGTGGATTAAATGAAGCAGAAGTCACACGTGAGCAAGAACAGTTTTCATTTGGAAACGTGATGATCTGTGAACGAGCAGGAGAGCTTACAGTGAAAGGACAAAAAATAGAGTGTCCTGCTCAAGTTTTTCAGCTTCTTCTCTTTTTTTGTAAGCATCCAAATCAAGTGTTTAGCAAAGCACAAATTTATGAGAAAGTATGGAACGAACGGATTATTGAAGGTGATGAAAATACGGTAATGGTTCATATTCGTCGCATTCGGGAACGAATTGAAGAAAATCCAAGTAAGCCAAAACATCTAGTAACGGTAAGAGGACTCGGGTATAAGCTTATGACGGAAGGAACTTTGTCATGAAATTAAAAGGAAGGTTTATTTTTCATTATGGATGGCAATCGTTACTTTCTATGATACTCGTTCTTCTTGTCACTTTTGGTGCTTTTATGTTTCTTGGATTTGGTATGGGAGAGTATGAAATGAAACGAGACTTTGCTAGAGGTGGCCTTGAATACATGGGAGATTTTATGGAGGAAGGAGAAGTAGAAGTAAAATTCAGCCAAAAATATTTAGATGCTATTAAAGAACATGGAGGCTGGCTCCAAGTATTAGATAATAAAGGGCATGTAAAAGCCTCTTTTTATACTCCTAGTGATGTTCCAACACGCTACAATCCAGCAGAACTTGCAGATAAATGGGAAAGAAGAACTGAGTCAAACTATCAACTTTTTCTTTATCGAGGAAGCAGTGAGAAGTATACGCTTCTTTACGGTGAAAAACCAAAAGCTGAGCAGTGGATTGAAAAAGCTAAACAGGATGGGGAAGTTAAAGAAGGAGAATTGATACTTCCAGAACAGTTGAAAAAAGAGTTAAGAAAAAATGATGCTTCTCTTCAAGTGTTTAGTAAAGATGGGGGAGAAGAATTCTCTTTTAATAAAACTAAATATAGTAAAGATCAATATACTTTAGAAGATTTAACATCTAATGCCACATATGACGCAAGATATGAAACAGACATTTCTT includes these proteins:
- the treC gene encoding alpha,alpha-phosphotrehalase, producing the protein MKYEWWRKAVVYQIYPKSFYDTEGTGVGDLKGVTKKLDYLKTLGVDVIWLTPIYESPQNDNGYDISDYYKIYEPYGTMEDFEDLLFQAHEKGLKIVMDIVVNHTSTAHKWFKEAKKGPSNPYRDFYIWKEGKEGGPPTNWKSKFGGSAWEYDEDSNQYYLHLYDVTQADLNWENEKVRQEVYKMMNFWFQKGVDGFRLDVINVISKDQRFLDDDNGDGRKYYTDGPRVHEYMNEMNRTVFSKYNVMTVGEMSSTAPEECVKYTNPERQELNMTFNFHHLKVDYKDGEKWSNAPFDFLQLKEILSHWQEYMDKGDGWNALFWCNHDQPRVVSRYGNDQEYHKESAKMLATVVHMMKGTPYIYQGEEIGMTNPYFSDIKQYRDVESLNMFKEKKEEGWSEEEILAILKQKSRDNSRTPMQWNGDEHGGFTTGTPWISLAPNYEHINVKEALEDEESIFYHYRKLIDLRKTYNIITEGDYKLLLRKDERIFAYTRNTEEEQLVVLNNFYSEDQSFSLPESVIENGELLLGNYNDAPSLQRTITLRPYESVIYLSKK
- the treR gene encoding trehalose operon repressor, with the protein product MKENKYMSIYQNIVQDVKRGEYKPGDKLPSEHELAEHYKTSRETIRKSLNLLAQNGYIQKIRGKGSIVLDMTQFNLPISGLVSFKELSKEMSNPPKTKVNELTEMEGNAFLEKVLELSPGEKVWQVVRSRNFDGENVILDKDYFKQSIVEQLTVEICKNSIYEYLEKDLGLIISFAKKEFVVEKCTEEDYAYLDLKGYDHVVVVRNYVYLEDATLFQYTESRHRLDKFQFVDFARREK
- a CDS encoding YrvL family regulatory protein, whose product is MKIIVTGISAQFKVTVLLKYGVELLFLYGSLSIVDDWMESISLSSYSKLFFAILLLIIGHIDSLQNKKHKNK
- a CDS encoding amino acid permease codes for the protein MSNNEQQNNGLQRTMKARHLFMISLGGCIGTGFFLGSGYTINQAGSLGAVLSYLVGGLVMYLTLVCLGELSVAMPESGSFQTYATKFIGPATGFAIGWLYWLGWGVTVALEFLSSGQLMQRWFPDSPIWMWCLIFTIVVFLLNALSAKAFGESEFVFSSIKILAILLFIIVGGAAMFGLVDMKGGESAPFFSHFVSDGLFPNGVTALLITMISVNFSFQGTELIGIAAGESENPEKTIPKSIRQTVWRTLFFFVLSVVIVAGVLPREQAGVVESPFVAVLDKVGVPYAADIMNFVILIALLSVANSGLYAATRILYSLSKEGMASPSIAKVNKKGIPMNALLITLAVALLSLLSSVFAAETVFVWLLSLAGLGAQIGWIAITWSHLAFRKKYVQQGGKVEDLKFKTPLYPFLPAVALIANLIVMASMAFDGEQRLALYWGGGFFIACYIYYFIRVKGKREGKEFKQEVELKEGKRMMM
- a CDS encoding energy-coupling factor transporter transmembrane component T family protein produces the protein MQLEEINPAIKGLVVLLSVIFLSLFLTVWTPLLFFIITVLATFAFGKVSFKKWLLVLLPFLLVAFGYFWTSIVFGDEEFKTGSKVIAHVWFITVTETTLQNGLSLALRVLGFASLSLLFIFTTDKTELMLSLMQQCKLPPKFAYGILAGYRFLPQMKDEFQTIQNAHRIRGIKRATTLKDRIHQLKRYIIPLLASAIRKAERTALAMESKGFTGAKGRVFYKTTSIKKKDAIFLLSTFLVMAICYYAPKLFQFTF
- a CDS encoding ABC transporter ATP-binding protein; translation: MIENRLPLNVKNLSFSFEEDEEKKLKNISFSASKGDSIFVLGPSGAGKSTLTLCLNGLYPEAVDGSLNGEVQIFGRDLSSFETGEACQYVGVVFQNPDNQFCMLTLEDEVAFGLENINYPKENMEERIDEMLSLVGLLPYKQSSISILSGGQKQKLALACVLALQPDILILDEPTANLDPASTKELVSLVSTLQEEYKFTLLVIEHKLDDWVHLIKRCLVFNKDGEMILDTSLEDCFKHHYELLIEHGTWIPHISSLAYTGIEKGWYKKGALPLSMEEFLKGLQSSPPFFNRKKKKREKETLIDVQDVSFSYQKKGPSLLTNLSFKIGRGEIVALIGTNGAGKSTLSTLLSRLKKPSSGQILLENKNLKEWDEKTLRQKTGYVFQNPEHQFVTDSVFEEVAFGLRLQGLLEEEVTEKTKHVLEVFQLLHVRDQNPFSLSQGQKRRLSVATMLVDEQSFLILDEPTFGQDAQTTKELLTLLDQRVKDGTTVLLITHDMELVHEKADRVLVLHEGKLLFNGPTEFLWEEQALLEKANLDLPLEIKVQCALEKEGDLLAT
- a CDS encoding ECF transporter S component; translated protein: MTKSWKLKEIVVMSALAVVFAVVYLLFTQLGNILFGMFGLLVYEFIFGIWFIVSIITAYIIRKPGAALISETIAAAVELLIGNASGPRLLLTGVVQGIGPELVFAATGWKRYSLPILMLAGMGASVTSFIMGYFLSGYNALDPSYVSTMLTVRLVSGALLAGLLGKWLSDQLANTGVLNGFALGKEHKKRVGTKNDRKSTAS
- a CDS encoding YkoF family thiamine/hydroxymethylpyrimidine-binding protein, whose protein sequence is MNEQLCGTSRIYGCRFSLYPMCDNFIEVIKTALREVDTSKVWIKTDNVSTCVRGRNEHVFDVVKAIYLHAAKTGTHVVLNGSFSVGCPGDSEGDVYLSEDDVLLNEEKSKDISIETAMQFALYPMGIPHYMDVIVDGVNTAKDEGVFVAGVHYATHLDGDTHTIFRTIKDAFLSSHKEASHVVMTVNLSANSPSTKRKPGDGK
- a CDS encoding DUF418 domain-containing protein, which produces MKNALSPLRGAERISSVDTMRGFALFGILLVNMLIFQYGLFGEYEYIETAQGLEKISASFINIFGTGSFVTLFSFLFGFGVMILRDRSREKQRRFWTVYLRRLLLLLAFGLLHGTYIWEGDILTSYALCGFCLFLFLWCKPKVWLTIALVIIGLMSAFSFIPAEEGSEDTLEASPSYLAQEKEVYATGSYSEVVHFRNNSMPFEDTSDGEMIAFGIFGVLASLPMFFLGAYVAAKRWLHEPDRYVSLYKKMWWISLLIGFPLKIVPQFLQNESLEGLSASLGAPLVAIFYISSIALLTYSNRWKKLSNALARAGKLSLTNYLSQSIFFTFLFYGYGFGLFSKVGVTSGIVFTLVFFTIQLFLSKLWLQFFIIGPLEWIWRLWTYLKIPSIKRKKKKRPTQISAGL
- a CDS encoding response regulator transcription factor, with amino-acid sequence MNNEKILLVDDEKALTEMLGVVLKKEGFSNIKIAHNVKDAFSYCKQEQFDLIVLDIMLPDGSGFDLCPQIRQLTNAPILFLTARQSDLDKLTGFAIGGDDYITKPFNPLEVVARIKAQLRRRGLNEAEVTREQEQFSFGNVMICERAGELTVKGQKIECPAQVFQLLLFFCKHPNQVFSKAQIYEKVWNERIIEGDENTVMVHIRRIRERIEENPSKPKHLVTVRGLGYKLMTEGTLS